One genomic segment of Occultella kanbiaonis includes these proteins:
- a CDS encoding phosphatidate cytidylyltransferase: MPLSRRALRAAERAARLEAELNGTDAEPAGPATAADRAAPTGRADTPAPLAARAGSAASAASPEPATPSGSPEDPATGTRGAGTDRLTATAGARPTSGASPASAGPARSGDSPASAGSADEPPPASRAGRNLPAAIGVGLGLGAVLVASLFIRKEAFVVLAVVVCAIALWELERALRTRDIRLPYLPLVVGTVGMLVSAYQAGIEALLVAFLLTAGGVFVWRVLDGGGGDALRDATAGIFAAAYIPFLAGFLMIMLSADDGQWRVLMFVALVVANDTGGYIAGVLFGRHPMAPSVSPKKSWEGAAGSVVLAALVGVGFAIFAIDATWWAGLAIGVVAVAGATMGDLSESMLKRDLGVKDMGKILPGHGGILDRVDSILICSPVVFALLLVVAPA; this comes from the coding sequence GTGCCGCTCTCGCGGCGCGCCCTGCGCGCCGCGGAACGTGCCGCCCGGCTCGAGGCGGAGCTCAACGGCACCGACGCCGAGCCGGCCGGTCCCGCCACGGCGGCGGACCGTGCCGCACCGACGGGGCGCGCCGACACGCCCGCGCCGCTCGCGGCGCGGGCCGGCTCTGCGGCTTCGGCGGCGTCGCCCGAGCCCGCGACGCCGTCGGGCAGCCCTGAGGACCCGGCGACCGGAACCCGCGGCGCCGGGACGGACCGGCTGACGGCGACAGCCGGGGCACGGCCGACCTCCGGCGCCTCGCCGGCGTCCGCCGGACCCGCGCGCTCCGGTGACTCGCCAGCGTCCGCGGGCTCCGCCGACGAACCCCCGCCTGCCTCGCGCGCCGGACGCAACCTTCCCGCCGCGATCGGGGTCGGCCTCGGCCTCGGTGCCGTCCTGGTCGCCTCCCTGTTCATCCGCAAGGAGGCCTTCGTCGTCCTCGCCGTCGTCGTGTGCGCGATCGCGCTCTGGGAGCTCGAACGGGCGCTGCGCACCCGCGACATCCGGCTGCCCTACCTGCCACTCGTGGTCGGCACCGTCGGCATGCTCGTCTCCGCCTACCAGGCCGGCATCGAGGCACTCCTCGTCGCATTCCTGCTCACGGCCGGCGGCGTGTTCGTCTGGCGGGTCCTGGACGGGGGCGGCGGCGACGCGTTGCGCGATGCCACTGCCGGCATCTTCGCGGCCGCCTACATCCCGTTCCTCGCCGGTTTCCTGATGATCATGCTGTCCGCCGACGACGGGCAGTGGCGGGTCCTGATGTTCGTCGCGCTCGTGGTTGCCAACGACACCGGCGGCTACATTGCCGGGGTCCTGTTCGGCAGGCATCCGATGGCGCCCTCGGTGAGCCCGAAGAAGTCCTGGGAGGGTGCCGCCGGGTCCGTGGTCCTCGCCGCCCTGGTCGGGGTCGGCTTCGCGATCTTCGCCATCGACGCCACGTGGTGGGCCGGGCTCGCCATCGGCGTGGTCGCCGTCGCCGGTGCGACCATGGGCGACCTGTCCGAGTCCATGCTCAAGCGGGACCTCGGGGTCAAGGACATGGGCAAGATCCTGCCCGGGCACGGCGGCATCCTGGACCGGGTCGACTCGATCCTGATCTGCTCCCCGGTCGTGTTCGCCCTGCTCCTCGTGGTCGCGCCGGCCTGA
- the rlmN gene encoding 23S rRNA (adenine(2503)-C(2))-methyltransferase RlmN, with protein MTTPAQPQVLPGHAPDAGDRPRLSFAVPRRGKPPRHLADLTSAERAAVVAELGQPAYRAKQISTHYFGHLTRDPGAMTDLPAGMREDLVPQLLPELLTEVRRLEADGGDTVKTLWSLFDGVKVESVLMGYSDRATLCVSSQAGCGMACPFCATGQQGLTRNLSTAEIIEQVRRAAISCRDGELPGGPRRLTNIVFMGMGEPLANYRTVINAVRRMVDPTPDGLGMSARHITVSTVGLVPAMRKLTAEGIPVTLALSLHAPDDELRSQLIPINTRWTVGEALDAAREYFEVTGRRVSIEYALIKDMNDHGWRADLLAAELLKRGKGWVHVNPIPLNPTPGSIWTASDKDVENEFVARLRSAGIPTTVRDTRGSDIDGACGQLAAEV; from the coding sequence ATGACCACTCCCGCACAGCCTCAGGTCCTGCCCGGGCACGCCCCGGACGCCGGTGACCGCCCGCGCCTGTCCTTCGCGGTGCCGCGCCGCGGCAAGCCGCCACGGCACCTCGCCGACCTCACCTCCGCGGAGCGCGCCGCCGTCGTCGCCGAGCTCGGCCAGCCCGCCTACCGGGCCAAGCAGATCTCCACGCACTACTTCGGGCATCTCACCCGCGACCCGGGCGCGATGACCGATCTGCCAGCCGGGATGCGCGAGGACCTGGTCCCGCAGCTCCTGCCCGAGCTGCTCACGGAGGTGCGCCGGCTCGAGGCCGACGGCGGTGACACCGTCAAGACGCTCTGGTCGCTGTTCGACGGCGTCAAGGTCGAGTCGGTCCTGATGGGCTACTCCGACCGGGCCACGCTGTGCGTGTCCAGCCAGGCCGGGTGCGGCATGGCCTGCCCGTTCTGCGCGACCGGCCAGCAGGGCCTGACCCGTAACCTGTCCACCGCCGAGATCATCGAGCAGGTACGCCGCGCCGCCATCAGCTGCCGCGACGGCGAGCTGCCCGGCGGCCCGCGCCGGCTCACGAACATCGTGTTCATGGGGATGGGCGAGCCGCTCGCGAACTACCGCACCGTGATCAACGCGGTGCGCCGGATGGTGGATCCCACGCCGGACGGCCTCGGTATGTCCGCCCGGCACATCACCGTCTCCACGGTGGGACTGGTGCCGGCCATGAGGAAGCTCACTGCCGAGGGGATCCCGGTCACGCTCGCGCTCTCGTTGCATGCCCCGGACGACGAGCTGCGCTCGCAGCTGATCCCGATCAACACCCGGTGGACCGTCGGTGAAGCGCTCGACGCCGCCCGTGAGTACTTCGAGGTGACCGGCCGCCGGGTCAGCATCGAGTACGCCCTGATCAAGGACATGAACGACCACGGGTGGCGTGCGGACCTGCTTGCCGCCGAGCTGCTCAAGCGTGGCAAGGGCTGGGTGCACGTGAACCCGATCCCCCTGAACCCGACGCCCGGCTCGATCTGGACCGCGAGCGACAAGGACGTCGAGAACGAATTCGTGGCACGCTTGCGCTCGGCGGGGATCCCGACCACGGTGCGGGATACTCGCGGGAGCGACATCGACGGGGCGTGTGGGCAGCTCGCCGCGGAGGTATGA
- the aztD gene encoding zinc metallochaperone AztD: MNRTRRLAPLALLTSAVVLLGACAAPATTEDAGSTATHDEHDHDGEESAPEDGRPTEEAAGPSPRLAVTYDGGVLIVDALSLEVLADFPAQGFTRVNPAGDGRHLFLTVGEEFRLLDTGAFSEAHGDHSHSYTTEPLLTDVVITADHPGHVVTHAERTVLFADGTGEITVLDPHALAAGAQAPVLSTTSTPQAHHGVAVVRTDDSLLHTIGDSESRSGVVLLDAEGTEVARAQTCPGVHGETVAADETVVFGCENGALIVTGSEFTHAAAPDAYGRIGNLAGSDASPVVLGDYKSDPDADLERPTRVSLIDTRTAQIRLVDLGVSYSFRSLARGPGGEALVLGTDGTLRIIDPEAGTVTAEVPVTGSWTEPEQWQDPRPTLRVEGSFAYVTEPATSTVFVVDLLGGEVIDSAVLPVVPNELSSVAG; the protein is encoded by the coding sequence ATGAACCGAACAAGAAGACTGGCCCCACTCGCCCTGCTCACCTCCGCCGTCGTCCTGCTCGGCGCCTGCGCGGCGCCGGCGACCACCGAGGACGCCGGCAGTACCGCGACCCACGACGAACACGACCACGACGGCGAGGAGTCGGCGCCCGAGGACGGCCGGCCCACCGAGGAGGCGGCTGGCCCGTCGCCGCGGCTGGCCGTCACCTATGACGGCGGCGTCCTGATCGTCGACGCGCTCTCGCTCGAGGTCCTCGCCGACTTCCCGGCGCAGGGATTCACCCGGGTGAACCCCGCCGGGGACGGGCGGCACCTGTTCCTGACCGTCGGCGAGGAGTTCCGGCTGCTCGACACCGGCGCGTTCAGCGAGGCGCACGGGGACCACTCGCACTCCTACACGACCGAGCCGCTCCTGACCGACGTCGTGATCACGGCGGACCATCCCGGTCATGTCGTGACCCACGCCGAGCGCACCGTGCTGTTCGCGGACGGCACCGGCGAGATCACCGTGCTGGACCCGCACGCGCTGGCGGCCGGTGCACAGGCCCCGGTGCTGTCGACCACGAGCACCCCGCAGGCGCACCACGGGGTCGCGGTGGTGCGCACCGACGACAGTCTCCTGCACACGATCGGCGACTCCGAGTCCCGCTCCGGCGTGGTCCTCCTGGACGCCGAGGGAACCGAGGTCGCCCGCGCGCAGACCTGCCCGGGCGTACACGGTGAGACGGTGGCCGCCGACGAGACGGTCGTGTTCGGCTGCGAGAACGGTGCCCTGATCGTGACCGGGTCGGAGTTCACCCACGCGGCGGCACCGGACGCGTACGGGCGGATCGGGAACCTGGCCGGCTCGGACGCCTCCCCCGTGGTGCTCGGCGACTACAAGTCCGACCCCGACGCCGACCTCGAACGGCCCACCCGGGTCTCCCTCATCGACACCCGCACGGCGCAGATCCGGCTCGTGGACCTCGGCGTGAGCTACAGCTTCCGCTCGCTCGCCCGCGGCCCCGGCGGCGAGGCGCTCGTGCTCGGCACCGATGGGACGCTGCGGATCATCGATCCCGAGGCGGGCACGGTGACCGCCGAGGTCCCGGTGACCGGCTCCTGGACCGAGCCCGAGCAGTGGCAGGACCCGCGCCCGACGCTGCGGGTCGAGGGGTCGTTCGCGTACGTCACCGAGCCGGCCACGTCGACCGTGTTCGTGGTGGACCTGCTCGGCGGCGAGGTGATCGACAGCGCCGTGCTGCCGGTGGTCCCGAACGAACTGAGCTCCGTGGCCGGCTGA
- the tsf gene encoding translation elongation factor Ts, producing MANYTAADIKALRERTGAGMLDVKKALDEADGDAEKAIEIIRVKGLKGVSKREGRSASDGLVAASINSTPDGEGQVGVLVEINSETDFVAKNQVFVSLADRVVATAVASGAADADALLAAESDGVALSTVVDETAATLGEKIVVRRVARLAGEHVTTYLHRTAKDLPPQVGVLVSSDAAGAAVAHDVALHIAAYSPQYLSRDEVPADKVADERRIAEETSRNEGKPEQALPKIVEGRLNGFFKEVALLDQPFAKDPKKSVGQVVTEAGGTITGFARFRVGA from the coding sequence ATGGCGAACTACACCGCTGCCGACATCAAGGCCCTGCGCGAGCGCACGGGCGCCGGCATGCTCGACGTCAAGAAGGCTCTCGACGAGGCCGACGGTGACGCCGAGAAGGCGATCGAGATCATTCGGGTCAAGGGCCTGAAGGGTGTGAGCAAGCGTGAGGGTCGCTCCGCCTCGGACGGTCTGGTCGCGGCCTCGATCAACTCCACGCCGGACGGCGAGGGGCAGGTCGGAGTGTTGGTGGAGATCAACTCCGAGACCGACTTCGTGGCCAAGAACCAGGTGTTCGTCTCGCTCGCGGACCGCGTCGTCGCCACTGCGGTGGCCTCCGGTGCCGCGGATGCGGACGCACTCCTGGCCGCCGAGTCCGACGGCGTGGCCCTGTCGACCGTGGTCGACGAGACCGCCGCAACGCTGGGCGAGAAGATCGTGGTCCGCCGGGTCGCCCGACTGGCCGGCGAGCACGTCACCACGTACCTGCACCGCACCGCCAAGGACCTCCCGCCGCAGGTGGGCGTCCTGGTGTCCTCGGACGCCGCCGGCGCCGCGGTCGCGCACGACGTGGCGCTGCACATCGCTGCCTACTCCCCGCAGTACCTCAGCCGCGACGAGGTCCCCGCCGACAAGGTGGCCGACGAGCGTCGGATCGCCGAGGAGACCTCCCGCAACGAGGGCAAGCCGGAGCAGGCACTGCCGAAGATCGTCGAGGGTCGCCTGAACGGCTTCTTCAAGGAGGTGGCCCTCCTGGACCAGCCCTTCGCGAAGGACCCGAAGAAGTCTGTGGGCCAGGTCGTCACCGAGGCCGGTGGCACGATCACCGGCTTCGCGCGGTTCCGCGTCGGCGCCTGA
- a CDS encoding DivIVA domain-containing protein, which produces MEGLFSTVGSLSSGYDREQVDEFFERAKASYEGSGEETLSAADVRQVAFDLVRHGYNPAAVDAALDRLEGAFIQRDRSDFIATHGQEAWMERVAERATTLYPRLVRPDGERFAPPERGRGYAADAVDDVLDRLVDYFDSGAKLSAAELRQATFPSAPRSRAYGEGPVDAYLDRAVDVLLAVE; this is translated from the coding sequence ATGGAGGGCCTGTTCTCCACCGTCGGGAGTCTGTCGAGCGGGTATGACCGTGAGCAGGTCGATGAGTTCTTCGAGAGGGCGAAGGCGTCCTACGAGGGCAGCGGCGAGGAGACCCTGAGCGCCGCGGACGTGCGCCAGGTCGCCTTCGATCTGGTCCGGCACGGCTACAACCCCGCGGCCGTCGACGCCGCCCTCGACCGGCTCGAGGGTGCGTTCATCCAACGAGACCGTTCGGACTTCATCGCCACCCACGGCCAGGAGGCCTGGATGGAGCGGGTGGCCGAACGGGCGACCACGCTCTACCCGCGCCTGGTCCGACCCGACGGCGAGCGGTTCGCGCCGCCGGAGCGGGGTCGCGGCTACGCCGCCGATGCGGTGGACGACGTCCTGGACCGGCTCGTGGACTACTTCGACTCCGGTGCCAAGCTCTCTGCGGCCGAACTGCGGCAGGCGACCTTCCCCTCGGCGCCGCGCTCGCGTGCGTACGGCGAGGGTCCGGTGGACGCCTACCTCGACCGCGCCGTGGACGTGCTGCTCGCCGTCGAATGA
- the frr gene encoding ribosome recycling factor — translation MIDETLFEAEEKMDKAVEVAREDFGNIRTGRANAGMFNKLEVEYYGAPTPLQQLASITIPEARTVMLSPYDKTSMTAIEKALRESDLGVNPSNDGVQIRIILPTLTEERRRDYVKLAKTKGEDARVAVRNVRRRAKEELDRIAKDGEAGEDEVNRAQAELDALTKKHTDTVDSLLAGKEKELLEV, via the coding sequence GTGATCGACGAGACCCTCTTCGAGGCCGAGGAGAAGATGGACAAGGCCGTCGAGGTGGCGCGTGAGGACTTCGGCAACATCCGCACGGGTCGCGCGAACGCCGGCATGTTCAACAAGCTCGAGGTCGAGTACTACGGTGCTCCCACCCCGCTCCAGCAGCTCGCCTCGATCACGATTCCCGAGGCCCGCACCGTCATGCTCTCCCCGTATGACAAGACCTCGATGACGGCGATCGAGAAGGCCCTGCGCGAGTCCGACCTTGGCGTCAACCCGAGCAACGACGGCGTCCAGATCCGGATCATCCTGCCGACCCTCACCGAGGAGCGCCGCCGCGACTACGTCAAGCTCGCCAAGACCAAGGGCGAGGACGCGCGCGTCGCCGTGCGGAACGTGCGCCGGCGGGCCAAGGAGGAGCTCGACCGCATCGCCAAGGACGGCGAGGCCGGCGAGGACGAGGTGAACCGCGCCCAGGCCGAGCTCGACGCGCTCACCAAGAAGCACACCGACACCGTCGACTCGCTGCTCGCCGGTAAGGAGAAGGAGCTGCTCGAGGTCTGA
- the pyrH gene encoding UMP kinase, with product MPALTPAPTTRRVLLKLSGEVFGGGSVGLDPDVVASIAREIAEAVHEGVQVAIVVGGGNFFRGAELSQRGIDRARADYMGMLGTVMNCLALQDFLEKADVTTRVQTAITMGQVAEPYIPLRAIRHLEKGRAVIFGAGAGMPYFSTDTVAIQRALETHCEEVLVGKNGVDGVYTADPRVDPTATKLDFLTFDDAIQKDLRVVDSTALAMCRDNQLSMRIFGMEGPGNVAAALRGEKIGTSMTSGAGTDQSKEQA from the coding sequence ATGCCTGCGCTCACTCCCGCCCCGACCACGCGTCGGGTCCTGCTCAAACTCTCCGGCGAGGTGTTCGGCGGTGGCAGCGTCGGCCTCGACCCCGACGTGGTCGCCTCGATCGCCCGTGAGATCGCCGAGGCCGTGCACGAGGGCGTCCAGGTGGCCATCGTGGTCGGCGGCGGCAACTTCTTCCGTGGTGCCGAGCTCTCGCAGCGCGGCATCGACCGTGCCCGGGCCGACTACATGGGCATGCTCGGCACCGTGATGAACTGCCTCGCCCTGCAGGACTTCCTCGAGAAGGCGGACGTCACCACCCGGGTGCAGACCGCCATCACGATGGGGCAGGTCGCCGAGCCGTACATCCCGCTGCGTGCGATCCGCCACCTCGAGAAGGGTCGCGCCGTGATCTTCGGCGCGGGCGCGGGGATGCCCTACTTCTCCACGGACACGGTTGCGATCCAGCGAGCACTCGAGACCCACTGCGAGGAGGTCCTCGTCGGCAAGAACGGGGTCGACGGTGTGTACACCGCGGACCCCCGCGTGGACCCGACCGCCACCAAGCTCGACTTCCTCACCTTCGACGACGCGATCCAGAAGGACCTGCGCGTCGTGGACTCCACCGCCCTGGCGATGTGCCGCGACAACCAGCTCTCCATGCGCATCTTCGGCATGGAGGGGCCGGGTAACGTGGCCGCTGCACTTCGAGGTGAGAAGATCGGCACATCAATGACGTCCGGTGCAGGAACCGACCAGAGCAAGGAGCAAGCGTGA
- the rpsB gene encoding 30S ribosomal protein S2 yields the protein MAVVSMRQLLESGVHFGHQTRRWNPKMKRFIFTERNGIYIIDLQQSLLDIDRAYEFVKETVARGGTILFVGTKKQAQEAVAEQATRVGMPYVNQRWLGGMLTNFGTVSKRLQRLKELEEVDFDDVASSAFTKKELLMQRRERDKLARTLGGIRDMAKVPSAVWVVDTKKEHLAVAEARKLNIPVVAILDTNCDPDEVDFPIPGNDDAIRAVSLLTRVVADAAAAGLVARHGGGSDAATTEAEPLAEWERELLATHEAQQGAEASAEGTAAEATAAEAAAPAAPEVVVEAADAADVTPAVAETPAVEDAAVAEETPVADEATEETPVADEATEETPAAPEQA from the coding sequence ATGGCCGTCGTCAGCATGCGTCAGCTCCTCGAGAGCGGTGTCCACTTCGGGCACCAGACCCGCCGTTGGAACCCCAAGATGAAGCGCTTCATCTTCACCGAGCGCAACGGCATCTACATCATCGACCTGCAGCAGTCGCTGCTGGACATCGACCGCGCGTACGAGTTCGTCAAGGAGACTGTCGCACGCGGCGGAACAATCCTCTTCGTCGGCACCAAGAAGCAGGCGCAGGAAGCCGTGGCCGAGCAGGCCACCCGCGTGGGGATGCCCTACGTGAACCAGCGCTGGCTCGGCGGCATGCTGACCAACTTCGGCACCGTGAGCAAGCGTCTGCAGCGCCTCAAGGAGCTCGAGGAGGTCGACTTCGACGACGTCGCCTCCAGCGCCTTCACCAAGAAGGAGCTGCTCATGCAGCGCCGTGAGCGGGACAAGCTCGCCCGTACCCTCGGCGGCATCCGCGACATGGCCAAGGTGCCTTCCGCCGTCTGGGTCGTGGACACCAAGAAGGAGCACCTCGCCGTTGCCGAGGCGCGCAAGCTCAACATCCCCGTCGTGGCCATCCTGGACACCAACTGCGACCCCGACGAGGTCGACTTCCCGATCCCGGGCAACGACGACGCGATCCGCGCCGTCAGCCTGCTGACCCGCGTGGTGGCCGACGCCGCCGCCGCGGGTCTGGTCGCCCGTCACGGTGGTGGTAGCGACGCCGCCACCACCGAGGCCGAGCCGCTGGCCGAGTGGGAGCGCGAGCTGCTCGCCACCCACGAGGCGCAGCAGGGTGCCGAGGCCAGCGCCGAGGGCACGGCCGCCGAGGCGACCGCTGCCGAGGCCGCCGCTCCGGCCGCGCCCGAGGTCGTCGTCGAGGCGGCGGACGCTGCTGACGTGACCCCGGCCGTCGCGGAGACCCCGGCCGTCGAGGACGCCGCGGTTGCCGAGGAGACCCCGGTTGCCGACGAGGCCACCGAGGAGACCCCGGTTGCCGACGAGGCCACCGAGGAGACCCCGGCGGCTCCCGAGCAGGCCTGA